A window of Sporichthya brevicatena contains these coding sequences:
- a CDS encoding carotenoid oxygenase family protein, with product MTASTTAVPVRVPRGLRGPLAPMRFEATVEDCAVTYGEIPPELNGGFYRNGPAWKRPTIQGLDTPYSMDGMIQALVFREGRADFRNRWTRTPKYLAEEAAGRALFEWSDAHFGDWRAWALGEVERNSRTAGVPQGTNGVNVVPFGNQILALGENNAPVALDPITLETIGVVPWSAELGTAMVARAHPGDGAFAAHPKWDERTGELYGWSYSDRPPYVTLHWVAPGGKVRSRPLEDAPYNTVAHDVWLTERYLVVPFQPFTVGQDRIRAGHSAYAWDPALPMSLALVDRDDLDGPVRWISADFEAEYVMHMLSANHVGNTIVLDAPIFDRPPFQFEDRFAPGDGFVPFWKLATSGIGRWVVDLERGTMRTEKLGDRPVELPKVDERYYGRPYEWAFLTAGDPQPDGGMRMNTVVRRNVRTGAEEEYLVDEDRHVTVFEGTLAPRSPDAPEGDGFFLVPVCRFAERTSEFLIFDTRGFSDGPITRIALPFQIGWSPHGHWMDFS from the coding sequence ATGACGGCGTCGACCACGGCCGTGCCGGTCCGCGTCCCGCGGGGGCTCCGCGGCCCGCTCGCCCCCATGCGTTTCGAGGCTACGGTCGAGGACTGTGCCGTCACCTACGGAGAGATCCCGCCCGAACTCAACGGGGGGTTCTACCGGAACGGGCCGGCCTGGAAACGCCCCACCATCCAGGGTCTCGACACCCCGTACTCGATGGACGGCATGATCCAGGCGCTGGTGTTCCGCGAGGGCCGTGCCGACTTCCGCAACCGGTGGACGCGCACCCCCAAGTACCTGGCCGAGGAGGCCGCGGGGCGGGCCCTTTTCGAGTGGAGTGACGCGCACTTCGGCGACTGGCGAGCCTGGGCCCTCGGCGAGGTCGAGCGCAACTCCCGCACCGCCGGCGTCCCGCAGGGGACCAACGGCGTCAACGTCGTCCCGTTCGGGAACCAGATCCTGGCGCTCGGGGAGAACAACGCCCCGGTGGCGCTGGACCCGATCACGCTGGAGACGATCGGGGTCGTCCCGTGGTCCGCCGAACTGGGCACGGCGATGGTGGCGCGGGCCCATCCGGGTGACGGCGCCTTCGCCGCCCATCCGAAGTGGGACGAGCGCACCGGCGAGCTGTACGGCTGGTCGTACTCGGACCGTCCGCCCTACGTGACGCTGCACTGGGTCGCGCCGGGCGGCAAGGTCCGCAGCCGCCCGCTGGAGGACGCCCCGTACAACACGGTCGCGCACGACGTGTGGCTGACCGAGCGGTACCTCGTGGTCCCGTTCCAGCCGTTCACCGTGGGGCAGGACCGGATCCGCGCCGGCCACTCGGCCTACGCCTGGGACCCGGCGCTGCCGATGTCCCTCGCCCTGGTCGATCGGGACGACCTCGACGGCCCGGTGCGCTGGATCTCCGCGGACTTCGAGGCCGAGTACGTCATGCACATGCTCTCGGCCAATCACGTGGGCAACACGATTGTGCTCGACGCCCCGATCTTCGACCGTCCGCCCTTCCAGTTCGAGGACCGGTTCGCGCCGGGAGACGGTTTCGTGCCGTTCTGGAAGCTGGCGACGAGCGGGATCGGCCGGTGGGTCGTCGACCTCGAACGCGGCACGATGCGGACCGAGAAACTCGGCGATCGCCCGGTGGAACTGCCCAAGGTGGACGAGCGGTACTACGGCCGGCCCTACGAGTGGGCGTTCCTGACAGCCGGCGACCCGCAGCCCGACGGTGGCATGCGGATGAACACGGTGGTCCGCCGCAATGTGCGCACCGGGGCGGAGGAGGAGTACCTCGTCGACGAGGACCGGCACGTCACCGTGTTCGAGGGCACGCTCGCCCCGCGCTCGCCGGACGCTCCCGAGGGCGACGGGTTCTTCCTCGTGCCGGTGTGTCGCTTCGCCGAGCGGACGTCGGAGTTCCTCATCTTCGACACGCGCGGGTTCTCGGACGGGCCGATCACGCGGATCGCCCTGCCCTTCCAGATCGGCTGGTCGCCGCACGGGCACTGGATGGACTTCTCGTGA
- a CDS encoding LLM class F420-dependent oxidoreductase translates to MSAVPVPPSRIGLFFFYTETSAPLRTLARIAEDAGIESIWVPEHSHIPAAGHTQGPLGEMPEKYSRLFDPFQVLATVAAVTERIRLGTGVSLIGHHDPILLAKTLASLDHLSDGRLLLGIGAGWNRGEIENHGVDFSRRWARALEHLAAMKAIWTQEEASFHGEWVHFDRIWSWPKCVQQPHIPVLLGNINPTPMVARHGDGWLPLSLAHPGALPEGIETLRQNAREAGRDPDGLDVTVMCLERTDPATVAEYLDAGASRVVLRAPLSSEERFREYLAAHTNRRAAV, encoded by the coding sequence GTGAGCGCAGTGCCGGTTCCGCCGTCCCGGATCGGGCTGTTCTTCTTCTACACCGAGACCTCCGCCCCCTTGCGGACGCTGGCGCGGATCGCCGAGGACGCCGGCATCGAGTCGATCTGGGTGCCGGAGCACTCACACATCCCGGCGGCCGGCCACACCCAAGGGCCGTTGGGGGAGATGCCGGAGAAGTACAGCCGTCTGTTCGACCCGTTCCAGGTGCTGGCGACGGTTGCGGCCGTGACCGAACGGATCCGCCTCGGCACGGGCGTCAGCCTGATCGGTCATCACGACCCGATCTTGCTGGCGAAGACGCTCGCTTCCCTCGATCACCTCTCCGACGGGCGACTGCTGCTCGGCATCGGTGCCGGGTGGAACCGGGGCGAGATCGAGAATCACGGCGTCGATTTCTCGCGTCGGTGGGCCCGCGCGTTGGAACACCTGGCGGCCATGAAAGCCATCTGGACCCAGGAGGAAGCCTCCTTCCACGGCGAGTGGGTCCACTTCGACCGGATCTGGTCGTGGCCCAAGTGCGTCCAGCAGCCCCACATCCCGGTCCTGCTCGGGAACATCAACCCAACCCCGATGGTGGCCCGCCACGGCGACGGGTGGCTCCCGTTGTCCCTGGCGCACCCCGGTGCGCTGCCGGAGGGCATCGAGACACTCCGGCAGAACGCCCGGGAGGCGGGCCGCGATCCCGACGGCCTCGACGTCACGGTCATGTGTCTGGAACGGACGGACCCGGCCACGGTGGCCGAGTACCTCGACGCCGGGGCCAGCCGCGTCGTCCTGCGCGCGCCGCTCTCGTCGGAGGAGCGGTTCCGGGAGTACCTCGCGGCGCACACGAACCGGAGGGCAGCGGTGTGA
- a CDS encoding enoyl-CoA hydratase/isomerase family protein, giving the protein MSDLIVDVRDGVATLTIDREAERNTVGGTLFRELLEASESLENDDAVRAVVVTAHGPFWCSSSDVENLGEWVGRPVDDLLHDPDFAGDMGLPVLSEQARRFDRLGIGRWVLRFSAIQKPLIAAMNGSAAAGGLSLALLHDVRIAAEGARFRSGFLSVGVGPEMGLSWTLPRVVGVPMATRMMLEDVTLDAAAALECGLVHRVLPADQVLPAAQELAARLAAAPPLAVRATIRALRTTGSATFEQQLSLEWDNQRICIPSKDAQRALHALLAKEPTEYTGE; this is encoded by the coding sequence GTGAGCGATCTGATCGTGGACGTCCGGGACGGCGTCGCCACGCTGACCATCGACCGTGAGGCCGAACGCAACACCGTCGGCGGGACGCTGTTCCGTGAGCTGCTCGAGGCCTCCGAGTCCCTGGAGAACGACGACGCCGTGCGTGCGGTGGTGGTCACGGCGCACGGCCCGTTCTGGTGCTCGTCGTCGGACGTCGAGAACCTCGGGGAGTGGGTGGGGCGCCCGGTCGACGACCTGCTGCACGACCCGGACTTCGCCGGGGACATGGGGCTTCCGGTGCTCTCCGAACAGGCTCGTCGGTTCGACCGGCTCGGCATCGGACGCTGGGTGCTGCGCTTCTCGGCCATCCAGAAACCGTTGATCGCCGCCATGAACGGCTCAGCCGCCGCCGGCGGGTTGTCGCTGGCCCTGCTGCACGACGTACGGATCGCGGCGGAGGGTGCGCGCTTCCGGTCCGGGTTCCTCAGCGTCGGCGTCGGGCCGGAGATGGGCTTGTCCTGGACGTTGCCGCGCGTCGTGGGTGTGCCGATGGCGACGCGCATGATGCTGGAGGACGTGACCCTGGACGCGGCCGCCGCGCTGGAGTGCGGGCTGGTGCACCGGGTGCTGCCCGCGGACCAGGTCCTGCCGGCGGCGCAGGAGCTGGCCGCGCGGCTCGCCGCGGCGCCGCCCCTGGCCGTGCGCGCCACGATCCGGGCTCTGCGAACCACCGGGAGCGCAACCTTCGAGCAGCAGCTGTCGCTGGAGTGGGACAACCAGCGCATCTGCATCCCCAGCAAGGACGCCCAGCGTGCCCTGCACGCGCTGCTGGCCAAGGAACCCACCGAGTACACCGGCGAATAG
- a CDS encoding thioesterase family protein, producing the protein MADAFYEPLGDETYRSTEHTVGPWGPDSQHAGPPSALLGRALERMETSWPGTLTRISLDILGAVPVADLQVRTQVLRPGRNVELVQGELVAGDRAVLRAQAWRMRTAAIDLPPVPEGGPVDPVPEFSEEDGPFFEWGGGYLRAMQWRAVPGTRRGVGQAAVWARMRFPLVAGEEPTGLQRVLALADSGNGVSHRLEPDEWLFINTDLTVHLVAPPAGEWICLDAVTRLDNSGFGLASSRLYDRDRLVALGAQSLFVAPRS; encoded by the coding sequence GTGGCAGACGCGTTCTACGAACCTCTGGGCGATGAGACCTACCGCTCGACCGAGCACACCGTCGGCCCGTGGGGTCCCGACTCGCAGCACGCCGGACCGCCGTCAGCGCTCCTCGGCCGCGCACTGGAGCGCATGGAGACCTCCTGGCCCGGCACGCTGACGCGGATCAGCCTCGACATCCTCGGCGCCGTGCCGGTCGCCGACCTGCAGGTCCGGACCCAGGTGCTCCGGCCCGGCCGCAACGTCGAGCTCGTCCAGGGCGAACTCGTCGCCGGGGACCGCGCGGTGCTGCGTGCCCAGGCGTGGCGGATGCGCACCGCGGCCATCGACCTGCCGCCGGTGCCGGAGGGCGGCCCCGTCGACCCCGTCCCGGAGTTCTCCGAGGAGGACGGCCCGTTCTTCGAATGGGGCGGTGGTTACCTGCGCGCAATGCAGTGGCGGGCCGTGCCCGGCACCCGGCGCGGGGTCGGGCAGGCGGCGGTGTGGGCGCGGATGCGTTTCCCGCTCGTCGCCGGCGAGGAGCCGACGGGCCTGCAGCGCGTCCTCGCCCTCGCGGACTCCGGCAACGGCGTGTCCCACCGCCTCGAACCCGACGAGTGGCTGTTCATCAACACCGACCTGACGGTCCACCTCGTCGCGCCCCCGGCCGGGGAGTGGATCTGCCTCGACGCCGTCACCCGCCTCGACAACTCCGGCTTCGGTCTCGCCTCGTCCCGCCTCTACGACCGGGACCGGCTCGTCGCCCTCGGCGCGCAGTCGCTCTTCGTCGCCCCCCGCTCCTGA
- a CDS encoding acyl-CoA dehydrogenase family protein gives MDEAALRREVRAFVAEQVRELGIRLECDAWLSGCSPAFSRAQAARGWLAMTWPTEYGGHARAERERLVVNEELLAAGAPVAAHWIGDRQSGPSILKHGTEEQKQRLLPAMARGECFFAIGMSEPDSGSDLASVRTTARRDGEHWVLNGTKVWTSGAHEAHYMIALVRTSPLDPKARHAGLSQFLVPLRAPGVTINPIVSLDGGHHFNEVVLSDVRLTDADLLGAEGDGWKQVTSELAYERSGPERFLSTFPLLAAAADTSSEFGIALAELTTLRAMSAAVAEALGRGQAPAVEAALVKDLGTRFEGRVIDLARRLHPREADPDSADDLTRHLAHSVTHSPGFTLRGGTNEILRGIVAKSLTTDPVKPASEAGAAVAAMCAGTEVFEPSGVWAPERSRALLKRMLDDGWHRVGLPEELGGHGGELRDAADVAAALVGSPSPLADTLIGATALLAAAGLALPDDAEVVVVVPATDGALTGGRVTASAPRVAWASWASHLLVPVADGDGTTVALVRAADATITPGRNVADEPRDAVALDAVPVATASVDRPVADVLADVERTGALTRSVQIAAALARLVPLTATHVHDRVQFGRSLVQFQAVQQALAELAAEASAARAITDLAVASTGTPRASLLTAAAKTRSSVAAGTGARIAHQLHGALGVSQEHALHRLTRPLWSWRDEWGNEATWGRHLAERAVAESNGDLWAWLVDA, from the coding sequence ATGGACGAAGCAGCACTGCGGCGCGAGGTTCGGGCGTTCGTCGCCGAGCAGGTCCGCGAGCTCGGCATCCGCCTGGAGTGCGACGCCTGGCTGTCGGGCTGCTCGCCCGCATTCAGTCGGGCTCAGGCCGCCCGCGGCTGGCTCGCCATGACCTGGCCGACCGAGTACGGCGGGCACGCGCGCGCCGAGCGCGAGCGCCTTGTCGTCAACGAGGAGCTCCTCGCCGCCGGGGCGCCGGTCGCCGCGCACTGGATCGGGGACCGCCAGTCCGGCCCGTCGATCCTCAAGCACGGGACGGAGGAGCAGAAGCAGCGACTCCTGCCCGCGATGGCCCGCGGCGAGTGCTTCTTCGCGATCGGCATGTCCGAGCCGGACAGCGGCTCGGACCTCGCGTCGGTGCGCACGACCGCCCGCCGCGACGGGGAGCACTGGGTCCTCAACGGCACCAAGGTCTGGACCAGCGGCGCCCACGAGGCGCACTACATGATCGCGCTGGTGCGGACCTCGCCCCTGGACCCGAAGGCGCGGCACGCAGGCCTGAGCCAGTTCCTCGTCCCCCTGCGCGCACCGGGGGTGACGATCAACCCGATCGTCTCCCTCGACGGCGGCCACCACTTCAACGAGGTGGTACTCAGCGACGTCCGCCTGACCGACGCGGACCTGCTCGGCGCCGAGGGCGACGGCTGGAAGCAGGTCACCTCCGAGCTGGCCTACGAACGCTCCGGGCCCGAGCGCTTCCTCTCGACCTTTCCCCTGCTCGCCGCTGCTGCTGACACCTCGTCAGAGTTCGGCATCGCCCTGGCCGAGCTGACGACGCTGCGCGCGATGTCCGCCGCGGTGGCCGAGGCTCTGGGCCGCGGGCAGGCGCCGGCGGTCGAGGCCGCCCTGGTGAAGGACCTCGGGACGCGGTTCGAGGGCCGGGTCATCGACCTGGCCCGGCGGCTGCACCCGCGCGAGGCCGACCCCGACTCCGCCGACGATCTGACGCGGCATCTGGCGCACTCGGTCACCCACTCCCCCGGGTTCACCCTCCGCGGCGGGACGAACGAGATCCTGCGCGGGATCGTCGCCAAGTCCCTCACCACCGACCCGGTCAAGCCCGCGAGCGAGGCCGGTGCCGCGGTCGCCGCCATGTGCGCCGGCACCGAGGTGTTCGAGCCGTCGGGCGTGTGGGCCCCCGAGCGCAGCCGCGCCCTGCTCAAGCGGATGCTCGACGACGGCTGGCACCGCGTCGGCCTGCCCGAGGAGCTCGGCGGGCACGGCGGCGAACTGCGTGACGCGGCGGACGTCGCCGCGGCGCTGGTCGGGTCGCCGTCACCGTTGGCGGACACCCTGATCGGGGCCACCGCGCTGCTCGCCGCGGCCGGGCTCGCCCTGCCCGACGACGCCGAGGTCGTGGTGGTCGTCCCGGCGACGGACGGCGCGCTCACGGGTGGCCGGGTCACCGCGTCCGCGCCCCGCGTCGCGTGGGCGAGCTGGGCGTCGCACCTGCTGGTACCCGTCGCCGACGGGGACGGGACGACCGTCGCCCTCGTCCGGGCCGCGGACGCCACGATCACGCCGGGGCGCAACGTCGCCGACGAGCCCCGGGACGCGGTCGCCCTCGACGCCGTCCCCGTCGCGACGGCGTCGGTCGACCGGCCGGTCGCGGACGTCCTCGCCGACGTCGAGCGCACCGGCGCCCTCACCCGCAGCGTCCAGATCGCGGCGGCGCTGGCGCGGTTGGTCCCGTTGACCGCGACGCACGTTCACGACCGGGTCCAGTTCGGACGCTCGCTCGTGCAGTTCCAGGCGGTGCAGCAGGCACTGGCCGAGCTCGCCGCGGAGGCGTCGGCGGCGCGGGCGATCACCGACCTCGCGGTGGCCTCGACCGGCACCCCGCGGGCGTCGCTGCTGACCGCCGCGGCGAAGACCCGCTCGAGCGTCGCGGCCGGGACCGGGGCGCGGATCGCGCACCAGCTCCACGGCGCGCTCGGCGTCAGCCAGGAGCACGCGCTGCACCGGCTGACCCGGCCGCTGTGGTCATGGCGCGACGAGTGGGGCAACGAGGCGACCTGGGGCCGGCACCTCGCGGAGCGGGCCGTGGCCGAGTCGAACGGCGACCTGTGGGCGTGGCTCGTCGACGCCTGA
- a CDS encoding exopolysaccharide biosynthesis protein: MTTARGATPEQAIPERALSDRLDAWLGDDEPKTLGGLLKHFGQQAFAVAFVLLMMPSALPIPTAGITHVLEAATLLLALQLVVGRDEPWLPRRVRDKELKSLQSEKARRRLVTPLEKVEKIARPRFARTVQSNAGRIVFGLIVVLFVIGAIVAPPFSGLDTLPSAGIVLVSLGVLFGDAILVGVGVLAGVGGMALIVALAGTVASAMGSMF; this comes from the coding sequence ATGACGACGGCGCGGGGCGCGACCCCGGAGCAGGCCATCCCCGAGCGCGCGCTCAGCGACCGCCTCGATGCGTGGCTGGGTGACGACGAGCCGAAGACGCTCGGCGGGCTGCTCAAGCACTTCGGGCAGCAGGCGTTCGCGGTCGCGTTCGTGCTGCTGATGATGCCCTCGGCGCTGCCGATCCCGACGGCGGGCATCACGCACGTCCTCGAAGCCGCGACGCTGCTGCTCGCGTTGCAGCTGGTCGTGGGCCGCGACGAGCCGTGGCTCCCGCGGCGGGTGCGGGACAAGGAGCTGAAGTCGCTGCAGTCGGAGAAGGCGCGGCGCCGGCTGGTCACTCCGCTGGAGAAGGTGGAGAAGATCGCCCGGCCGCGCTTCGCCCGCACGGTGCAGAGCAACGCGGGGCGGATCGTGTTCGGCCTGATCGTCGTGCTCTTCGTGATCGGCGCGATCGTCGCGCCCCCGTTCAGCGGCCTCGACACCCTGCCGTCGGCCGGCATCGTGCTGGTCAGCCTCGGGGTGCTGTTCGGCGACGCGATTCTCGTCGGCGTCGGCGTGCTGGCCGGGGTCGGCGGGATGGCGCTGATCGTCGCCCTCGCCGGGACCGTCGCCTCCGCGATGGGCAGCATGTTCTGA
- a CDS encoding LLM class F420-dependent oxidoreductase, with protein sequence MKIGVMFGLAYGAGRPEFLDHLAVAVEERGIESVWVAEHVVLFDSYDSRYPYSPDGRAPVPADAGLLEPFVALSYLAARTTTVRLGTGICIVGQRNPVYTAKQVADLDVLSRGRVDFGVGVGWLREEYEALNVPWANRGLRTDDHLAVMRALWTDEVASYSGRYYELPPSRLYPKPVQTPHPPIHVGGGSDAALRRAARFGQGYNGMNITPEDLPGVLTRLDVELEKEGRSRDGFQISIAPAFGSFGPGLADRYRDLGVDRLIVPLAAFGPEDLDRALDALTAAGV encoded by the coding sequence GTGAAGATCGGTGTCATGTTCGGGCTCGCGTACGGCGCGGGCCGGCCCGAGTTCCTCGATCACCTGGCGGTCGCCGTCGAGGAGCGGGGGATCGAGTCGGTGTGGGTCGCCGAGCACGTGGTGCTCTTCGACTCCTACGACAGTCGCTACCCCTACAGCCCGGACGGCCGGGCCCCCGTGCCGGCGGACGCCGGGTTGCTGGAGCCCTTCGTCGCGCTGAGCTACCTCGCCGCGCGGACGACGACGGTCCGCCTCGGCACCGGCATCTGCATCGTCGGGCAGCGCAACCCGGTCTACACGGCCAAGCAGGTGGCGGACCTCGACGTCCTCTCCCGCGGCCGCGTCGACTTCGGCGTCGGGGTGGGCTGGCTGCGGGAGGAGTACGAGGCGCTGAACGTGCCGTGGGCGAATCGGGGTCTGCGCACCGACGACCACCTCGCGGTGATGCGGGCGCTGTGGACCGACGAGGTCGCGTCGTACTCCGGGCGCTACTACGAGCTGCCGCCGAGCCGGCTGTACCCGAAGCCGGTGCAGACGCCGCACCCGCCGATCCACGTGGGCGGCGGCAGTGACGCCGCCCTGCGCCGGGCCGCCCGGTTCGGTCAGGGGTACAACGGCATGAACATCACCCCGGAGGACCTGCCCGGCGTGCTGACCCGGCTCGACGTCGAGCTGGAGAAGGAGGGCCGTTCGCGCGACGGCTTCCAGATCTCCATCGCCCCCGCGTTCGGCAGCTTCGGCCCCGGCCTCGCCGACCGCTACCGCGACCTCGGGGTCGACCGGCTCATCGTCCCCCTCGCCGCCTTCGGGCCCGAGGACCTCGACCGCGCCCTCGACGCCCTCACCGCCGCCGGCGTCTGA